The Sulfurimonas lithotrophica genome includes a region encoding these proteins:
- a CDS encoding acetolactate synthase large subunit translates to MQINGAQMVIEALIEEGVDTVFGYPGGAIMNVYDEIYKQDKFHHILTRHEQAAVHAAEGYAKASGKVGVAMITSGPGFTNAVTGLADAYMDSIPLVVISGQVPMSLIGTDAFQEIDAVGISRSCTKHNYLVTTAEDLPRILKEAFYIAASGRPGPVHVDIPKDVTAEIAEFDYTVELDLETYKPHTKGNPRQIKKAIEAMSKAKRPLFYLGGGVINSNASDEVRELVSKTGIPAVETFMARGTLSHDDELLVGMLGMHGSYASNMAMSETDLVIALGARFDDRVTGKLSEFAKNAGVVHVDIDPASISKLVNADYPIVGDVKNVVTDMLGQVDKIDSKKYVQWRETIAKFDELHPLMYHEDSDRIKPQWVIERVGEILGDTANISTDVGQHQMWTAQFYPFSRARQFVSSGGLGTMGFGFPAAMGVKAADPKRVSINFTGDGSILMNVQELMTAVEKKLPVINIILNNNYLGMVRQWQTLFYDKRHSETDLSVQPDFVKLAEAFGGAGYRVSTKEEFDAALKDAIKKDVVTFIDVTVERLENVLPMVPAGGSLFNMMLLAKKGDK, encoded by the coding sequence ATGCAAATAAATGGCGCTCAAATGGTCATAGAAGCTTTAATTGAAGAGGGTGTTGACACTGTGTTTGGATACCCTGGTGGAGCTATCATGAATGTCTATGATGAAATTTATAAACAAGATAAGTTCCATCACATATTAACTCGCCATGAACAAGCTGCCGTACATGCTGCCGAGGGTTATGCTAAAGCTAGCGGAAAAGTTGGTGTTGCAATGATAACCTCAGGTCCGGGTTTTACAAATGCAGTTACGGGTCTTGCAGACGCATATATGGACTCCATCCCTTTAGTTGTTATCTCTGGACAGGTTCCTATGAGTTTAATCGGTACAGACGCATTCCAAGAGATAGACGCGGTTGGAATTAGCCGTTCATGTACAAAACACAACTATCTGGTTACAACGGCAGAAGATTTACCGAGAATATTAAAAGAAGCGTTTTATATAGCTGCATCTGGTCGTCCTGGTCCTGTTCATGTTGACATTCCAAAAGATGTTACTGCAGAGATTGCTGAGTTTGATTACACTGTTGAATTAGATTTAGAAACATATAAACCTCATACAAAAGGTAATCCACGTCAGATCAAAAAAGCTATTGAAGCTATGAGTAAAGCAAAACGTCCGCTTTTTTATCTAGGCGGTGGTGTTATAAATTCTAATGCATCTGATGAAGTTAGAGAGTTGGTTAGCAAAACAGGAATTCCTGCCGTTGAGACATTTATGGCTCGTGGAACTTTAAGTCACGATGATGAACTTCTTGTCGGTATGTTAGGTATGCATGGTTCATATGCATCAAACATGGCTATGAGTGAGACTGATTTGGTTATAGCACTAGGTGCGAGATTTGATGACAGGGTTACAGGTAAACTTAGTGAGTTTGCTAAAAATGCAGGTGTAGTACACGTAGATATCGATCCTGCATCTATCTCTAAGCTGGTAAATGCAGATTACCCGATAGTCGGGGATGTTAAAAATGTTGTAACAGATATGCTTGGGCAAGTTGATAAGATTGATTCAAAAAAATATGTTCAATGGCGTGAAACAATAGCTAAGTTTGATGAACTGCATCCTTTGATGTATCATGAAGACAGTGATAGAATTAAACCTCAATGGGTAATAGAGCGTGTTGGCGAAATACTTGGAGATACAGCTAATATCTCAACGGATGTTGGTCAGCATCAGATGTGGACTGCACAGTTCTATCCATTTAGCAGAGCTCGCCAGTTTGTAAGTTCAGGCGGACTTGGAACAATGGGCTTTGGTTTTCCCGCAGCTATGGGTGTTAAAGCAGCTGATCCTAAAAGAGTAAGTATTAACTTTACAGGTGATGGCTCAATTTTGATGAATGTTCAAGAATTGATGACGGCAGTTGAGAAAAAACTACCTGTGATTAATATTATATTAAATAACAACTATTTAGGGATGGTTCGTCAGTGGCAGACACTTTTCTATGACAAACGTCACTCTGAAACAGACTTAAGCGTTCAACCTGACTTTGTAAAACTTGCAGAAGCATTTGGCGGGGCAGGGTATAGAGTATCTACTAAAGAAGAGTTTGATGCTGCTTTAAAAGATGCAATTAAAAAGGATGTCGTAACTTTTATTGATGTTACTGTTGAGAGACTAGAAAATGTTCTTCCTATGGTTCCGGCGGGCGGAAGTTTATTTAACATGATGTTGTTAGCTAAGAAAGGAGATAAATAA